TTTCCACCACCACCTGCCAGAGCCCTTGGATTGACAAGTACATTTTCCCAAATGGACAAGTCCCTTCCATTGAGCAAATCAACACGTCCATCGAAGGGCAATTTATAATGGAAGACTGGCATAATTTTGGCAGCAATTATGACACCACCCTCATGGCATGGCACAAGAACTTCAATGACAGCTGGGACAGCCTTAAAGGAAAATATGATGACCGTTTCCGCCGGATGTGGAACTATTATCTACTCTCATGTGCGGGGAGCTTCCGGGCACGAGACAGCCAACTCTGGCAAATCGTGTTGTCTAGACGAGGCATTGTGGGTGGGTATGTGCGTCCATCAATCGTGCAGACTCAAGAACCTTTGAGGAAAGAAATTAAAGCTCCTGCGAAGAAAAAGGCGGGGTCAAAAGCGAAGGGGTGAGAGGGAGCTAACCTTGATGGCTAACATCCACAACACCACCCCTCATGCCTTCTTCTTCACTGCCTTCTTCTTAAAGCCACCGCGTCCGCGTTTCACACCCGATGCCCCTTTTTGGATTTTGGCATTAACGATGGCGACGGCCTCCTCAAGAGTGAGGTTTAAAAAGTCGTATGCTTTTGGAATGGAAGCAAATTGGTCCCCGAATTTCACATAAGGGCCAAAGCGCCCAAGACCGACGCTCAAACGATCACCTGAATCGGGGTGTTCACCAATGGGAAAGGGCAATCTCTTCAACTGGAGAGCCATCTCTAAAGTGACATCATCAGGCGCTGTTGTCGCCGGCAAAGAAACGCGTTTTGGCTTTGGCTTTGTTGACTTAGCCGCCTTCTTCTTCGTTGTTTTTTTACCTTTTTTAGGAGCTTCGTCTTCCGTTTCACTTTTTTTAGAAGGTTTTTGAGCCGATACTGTTGTTTCATCACCCCACTGGAGGTAATACCCATAGGGACCTTTGCGCAAACTAATCATTTCTTCCGTATCTGGATCGCTGCCAACTTCCTTCGGTTCTTCAGGGGCTGCCGCCGTTGCTTCATCTCCCGTAACGCTCAAAGGTCGTGTGTAGCGGCATTCTGGATAGTTGGAGCACCCCAAGAAAGCGCCGAAGCGACTCAATTTTAAGCTCACACGACCGGTTTTGCACGTCGGACAAACGCGAGTTGCCTCATCTTCGCCAAACAAATGGAAGCTCATATCGTGCTCGAGGCGATCGATCACTTCCGTGGTGCGTAAGTTTTGTGTGGCATCCGTCGTTTCATGAAACGGTCCCCAAAAGCGTGTCAAAACTGCCTTCCAAGGCAGACGGCCTTCAGAGATTTCGTCTAACTCTTCTTCCAAATTCGCCGTAAAGTCATACTGAATATACTTGTTAAAGAAATTGACCAAAAAGACGGTGACAAGACGGCCCCGCTCTTCGGGAATGAACTGACGCTTTTCAAGACGCACATAATCCCTCTCTTGCAAAACATGGATGATCGAAGCATATGTCGAGGGTCGGCCAATTCCTAATTCTTCCAGCTTCTTGACCAAACTCGCTTCGCTATAGCGCGGGGGCGGTTGCGTGAAATGTTGGTTCGGTGTGATTTGCTTCTGCTCAATGGCATCGCCCATGGATAGGACGGGCAAGAGGCGATCTTCCTCATCTTTTTCAGGGTCTTCATCTACACCTTCTTGATAGAGTTTCAGGAAACCATCAAAGGTCATTGTAGAGCCCGTTGCTCTCAACGTAATTTGTTTGTCCGGAGACGCCATTTCAACCGTTACCTGGTCAAACAAAGCGCTTTCCATTTGTGACGCAATCGTCCGCTTCCAAATTAATTCATAAAGCTTAAATTGAGAGTCATCCAAGTACTGGCGAACCTCATCTGGGTGACGTGACAGTTGAGTGGGTCGAATGGCTTCGTGGGCTTCTTGGGCGTTCTTCGATTTGTTTTTAAAAACGCGTGGTGACGGGGGAACATAAGGCTTGCCATATGATTTTTCAATATAGTCCCGAGCCGCAAACAAAGCCTCATTCGCAATTTGAATGCTGTCCGTACGCATATAGGTGATCAAACCAGTGACTTCACCGCCCATTTCAACGCCTTCATACAAGCGTTGTGCAAGCTGCATGGTGCGCGAGGCCCCATACCCCAGTTTACGCGATGCTTCTTGTTGCAAGGTTGAGGTGATAAAGGGAGCTGCCGGATGGCGCTTCACCTGCTTTTTCTCTAAGGTTGAAACAGCCAAGGTTCGGGCACGAATCGCTTCAACAGCGGCCTCAGCGAGCGCTTGGGTATTCAGGTCGAACTTATCCAATTTTTTCCCGTTGAGGTGGGTCAAGCGCCCGTTAAATTTCTCATTTCGTGGGGTCATCAATTGCGCGGTGATGGACCAGTATTCTTGCGGTTTGAACACTTCAATTTCAGCTTCGCGCTCAACCACCAACCGCAAAGCCACCGATTGCACACGTCCCGCAGAGCGGGAACCAGGGAGTTTACGCCACAATACTGGGGACAAGGTGAATCCCACCAAATAATCAAGCGCACGACGTGCCAGGTACGCATCCACCAATTCTTTATTAATAGCCCGGGGATTTTCAAGAGAATGTTGGACGGCGGTCTTTGTAATTTCATGAAAAACGATACGCTGAACTTCTGTTTGAGGCGACAAAGCACCTTGTTCAGTCAAGACTTGTTGCACGTGCCAAGCGATGGCTTCCCCTTCTCTATCAGGGTCAGTTGCGAGATAGAGATGGTCGGCGCCGCGAATGGCTTTGGCAATTTCAGCGATGTGTTTCTTTGAGCGATCATCCGTTTCCCAACTCATAGCGAAGTCTTCTTCAGGGCGCACAGAGCCATTCTTGGAAGGTAAATCTCGAATATGTCCAAAGCTGGCAAGGACGGTGAAGTCTTTGCCCAAATAGCGATTAATCGTCTTGGCCTTTGCCGGCGATTCCACAATAACAACGTTTTTCATTAAGTCACAGTCCTTGAGCCTATGGGCAATATTCTGATTTTCATTTTGCAAACCCTAACGCCTATTAGCAAGGGATTATATAAAAGATCAAGAAAAATTTTTCGAAATTTTGGCGCTTGATGCCATTTTTTTTACAAAAATGAATCCATTTATGGCCTTTACAGCACCCCTTCAATTCCTTAAGTTGGCGCCAAGAGATACCACGCAAGCTTTAGCATCGTTACTGAAGATGTTATTATTACCGGAGATACCATGAAAAAGTGTTTATCCCTTCTCATTTTCTTGATTATACATGCTCATTCGGAGGCAACTGAGCGTGAAGCCTTTATTGAAGAAGAAGTTCAACAGGTGATGAAGACGTGCCCGCACCTCCAGAATATTGGCTTTTTAATGTGCGCAGACTCAACCATAAGAACAGCTATCCAATTAACGCCCAAATATGTTTTGACATCGGGCGCTTCCGAGTTCGGGCAATATCCACAAAATACTATCTTTATTCAAGCTCAATCATGCGATATTCCGATGACGGGAACTGACCTTGATCTTGGCCTTACAAAAAAAGAGCTTAAAAGAAATAGTGTTCCGTTTAGTTCGTTTAAGGTGCTTTACAAACCACAAAAAGAAAGTGAACTCCAACAAATTGTTATGGCTCATGAGTTGGATGTTTGCAAATCTTACATGGATAGTTTTATTAGTAAGCTAATTGAAATAACACTCTTCCTTGATGCAATTTCTCATGAGTTCCCTCTTCTGGGGCGCGACATCTCTATATTGGAACTCGAAACACCTCTGCCAATCCAAGACTTACCGGTACGAGGGTTTTCATCTGCAGAAATTTCAGAAATGAAAAGTATTTGTATCGGAGCCCAAGCCAAAGTGGTCCCCATTACCGCAAAGAAAAAAGCATGTCGCGTTTCCCTGACAGCATTTGTGCAAATGTCTACGTATGACAAGACAAGTAACATTTTTTATAATTCTTTTAAAACACGAGGTGGCGTGCCCGAAACTTTTTCTCCAAAAGAATTATCCGCAGAAGATAAGTTAACTGGATTAATTGGTTGTGAGACTCTTGGCGCACCTTTGTTTTTTATGAATGAAGACAATCAGAGGATTCTTGGAGGAATCATGTCGAATGGGTATACAACAGAGCGCTTAAGATCCTTTGTTGAGGAAGTTGTAAAGAGCAAAGACGAGAGTGTCAAAAGAAATGCTCGGGGTGTCAAAAAACATTATGAAGAACTTATGAAAGGTATGGTCCCTGTCTATAACATATCGACAAGTCTCGAATGGGTTGTTGGAAAAATATTACGTGTGGGTATTGTAAAAACCGCCGAAGAAATACAGGCCAAAGAAATCGCTGCCCGAATTGTGGCAAGTGGTCTCACAACAGAAGCCACACCAAATATGAACCTCTTAACCTTAATGGCCCCAACGGAACAAGAAAAGGAAGCTACGAGAAAGAAAGCTAAACAAAATAAGAAGAAGAGACTTGCAAAAAAGAAGAAAATGAAAGAAGCCGTAGCCTCTACTGCCTTAGCCTCTTCTGAGGGTGAGAGCAATCCAACACCTGTGCCTTCGACCATAAGCGAAGGAGCATGTGACAAATCCAGTGGCGATAACACCATTGGCGTCGTCGAAGAGGAAACGGGATCGACAAAGGAGTAGACTAAGTCATTTGAATTCAGGAGGGATTCTTGGAAATCACAAGAATCCCTGAAACTTCTTAAGCAGCAACCCCCGGCGTTGACTGTATCAAAGGATACCCAATAACGGGTGTCGCATGAGTTGGGGTGGCATAAATGCGCTTGCTTTGGGAAAGCTTCGCATCCACCAACATACGCGCAAACCGTATAGCCAGTGGTAACGGGTCAATCACAACGAGATCCTTATATTTTTCATCGGCAAGCAACGTTGAAAGATTTTTTTCTTGGCCAATGAAATAGCTCCCACCAAGCACAATTGTATCTGCATCCTGATCGATGAGCTTGTTCATAGCTGATATAATTGCTTGATTTAAGGATGTATTTGAGTCTTCGAAATCTGTAAATGGCTGGAGATTCAAGGCCTCAAATCCAACGAACTGAGAAAAGATACCATAGGATTTCATGGTCCGTTCCAAGGCATAACCATGCCATTTGCCGGCAGTAATGAGTCCGAATTTCCGTCCTAACATTTGAGCAACCCGAAAGGA
This region of Alphaproteobacteria bacterium genomic DNA includes:
- the topA gene encoding type I DNA topoisomerase gives rise to the protein MKNVVIVESPAKAKTINRYLGKDFTVLASFGHIRDLPSKNGSVRPEEDFAMSWETDDRSKKHIAEIAKAIRGADHLYLATDPDREGEAIAWHVQQVLTEQGALSPQTEVQRIVFHEITKTAVQHSLENPRAINKELVDAYLARRALDYLVGFTLSPVLWRKLPGSRSAGRVQSVALRLVVEREAEIEVFKPQEYWSITAQLMTPRNEKFNGRLTHLNGKKLDKFDLNTQALAEAAVEAIRARTLAVSTLEKKQVKRHPAAPFITSTLQQEASRKLGYGASRTMQLAQRLYEGVEMGGEVTGLITYMRTDSIQIANEALFAARDYIEKSYGKPYVPPSPRVFKNKSKNAQEAHEAIRPTQLSRHPDEVRQYLDDSQFKLYELIWKRTIASQMESALFDQVTVEMASPDKQITLRATGSTMTFDGFLKLYQEGVDEDPEKDEEDRLLPVLSMGDAIEQKQITPNQHFTQPPPRYSEASLVKKLEELGIGRPSTYASIIHVLQERDYVRLEKRQFIPEERGRLVTVFLVNFFNKYIQYDFTANLEEELDEISEGRLPWKAVLTRFWGPFHETTDATQNLRTTEVIDRLEHDMSFHLFGEDEATRVCPTCKTGRVSLKLSRFGAFLGCSNYPECRYTRPLSVTGDEATAAAPEEPKEVGSDPDTEEMISLRKGPYGYYLQWGDETTVSAQKPSKKSETEDEAPKKGKKTTKKKAAKSTKPKPKRVSLPATTAPDDVTLEMALQLKRLPFPIGEHPDSGDRLSVGLGRFGPYVKFGDQFASIPKAYDFLNLTLEEAVAIVNAKIQKGASGVKRGRGGFKKKAVKKKA
- a CDS encoding aspartate/glutamate racemase family protein; translated protein: MIKIRVIFVGPEIEGKSFRKLEDLLPYQDLGVELSLSNNPFGPIHGQNDIEHSLGRAGMSLAAIEAERDGVDAIVIDSMGDTGLFECREAVTIPVVGMGDSSFRVAQMLGRKFGLITAGKWHGYALERTMKSYGIFSQFVGFEALNLQPFTDFEDSNTSLNQAIISAMNKLIDQDADTIVLGGSYFIGQEKNLSTLLADEKYKDLVVIDPLPLAIRFARMLVDAKLSQSKRIYATPTHATPVIGYPLIQSTPGVAA